A stretch of the Bordetella genomosp. 8 genome encodes the following:
- the nrfD gene encoding NrfD/PsrC family molybdoenzyme membrane anchor subunit produces the protein MMPDTYGSITDRISGIVLARRRAGPMGARGGWRRHWRWRAMFLATFAATLVFLGASAWLFTVGVGLWGVNIPVAWGYALGNFVWWIGIGHAGTFISAVLLLLRQQWRTSINRFAEAMTLFAASIAGLFPILHLGRPWFAYWLLPYPNRMELWPQWRSPLVWDIFAISTYLLVSLMFWYVGLLPDLATLRDRARTRGKQIAYGLFALGWRGDARHWARYESAYLLLAGLATPLVVSVHTIVSLDFAIGNTPGYHSTIFPPYFVAGALYSGFAMVLTLAIPLRHFFRLHDLITDRHLALAARVLLATGAMVAYGYVSEAFMAFYGGDEFEIAMTVDRWTGAYAAVYWAIIVCNVLIPQLMWSRRVRHSATWLFVISIVINLGMWMERFLIVVQSTHRDFLPSSWGLFVPTAWDWIFLFSSMGMFAWLFLLFLRFLPMISMAEVREMEYEEHGAAAADQGGNDGTAARPPSVGRPSP, from the coding sequence ATGATGCCTGATACCTACGGCAGCATCACCGACCGCATCTCTGGCATCGTGCTGGCCCGGCGTCGCGCGGGCCCCATGGGCGCGCGCGGCGGCTGGCGGCGGCACTGGCGCTGGCGCGCCATGTTCCTGGCAACCTTCGCCGCCACCCTGGTTTTCCTGGGCGCCAGCGCATGGCTGTTCACCGTGGGCGTGGGATTGTGGGGAGTGAACATCCCGGTCGCCTGGGGCTATGCCCTGGGCAACTTCGTGTGGTGGATAGGGATAGGCCATGCCGGCACGTTCATCTCCGCGGTGTTGCTGTTGCTGCGCCAGCAGTGGCGCACGTCCATCAATCGATTCGCCGAGGCCATGACGCTGTTCGCGGCGAGCATCGCCGGCCTGTTTCCCATCCTGCACCTGGGGCGGCCCTGGTTCGCCTACTGGTTGCTGCCTTATCCCAATCGCATGGAGCTATGGCCGCAATGGCGCAGCCCGCTGGTGTGGGACATCTTCGCCATCAGCACCTATCTGCTGGTGTCGCTGATGTTCTGGTACGTGGGCCTGCTGCCGGACCTGGCCACCTTGCGGGACCGTGCCCGCACGCGCGGCAAGCAGATCGCCTACGGCCTGTTCGCGCTGGGCTGGCGCGGCGACGCGCGCCACTGGGCGCGCTACGAAAGCGCCTATCTGCTGCTGGCCGGCCTCGCCACGCCGCTGGTGGTGTCGGTGCATACGATCGTGTCGCTGGACTTCGCCATCGGCAATACGCCCGGCTATCACTCCACCATCTTTCCCCCGTATTTCGTCGCGGGCGCGCTGTACTCCGGGTTCGCGATGGTGCTGACGCTGGCGATCCCGCTGCGGCATTTCTTCCGCCTGCACGACCTGATCACCGACCGCCACCTGGCGCTGGCGGCCCGCGTGCTGCTGGCCACGGGCGCCATGGTGGCCTACGGCTACGTCTCGGAGGCCTTCATGGCCTTCTATGGCGGCGACGAATTCGAGATCGCGATGACCGTGGATCGCTGGACCGGCGCATACGCGGCGGTGTACTGGGCCATCATCGTCTGCAACGTCCTGATCCCGCAGCTCATGTGGAGCCGGCGCGTGCGGCACAGCGCGACATGGCTGTTCGTCATCAGCATCGTCATCAACCTCGGCATGTGGATGGAGCGTTTCCTGATCGTCGTGCAGAGCACGCATCGGGATTTCCTGCCTTCCTCCTGGGGCTTGTTCGTGCCCACCGCCTGGGACTGGATTTTCCTGTTCAGTTCCATGGGTATGTTCGCCTGGCTGTTCCTGCTGTTCCTGCGCTTCCTGCCCATGATATCCATGGCGGAGGTGCGTGAGATGGAATACGAGGAACACGGCGCCGCCGCCGCGGATCAAGGCGGCAATGATGGGACGGCGGCGCGCCCGCCATCCGTCGGGAGGCCCTCCCCATGA
- a CDS encoding 4Fe-4S dicluster domain-containing protein, which produces MHDLPPLTMDIDRIIHIARIDAEPSAAKAPHAGPSDAAPPADGPDDPRRRDLLKWMAASSALAAAGCSGPPSEAIVPYAHMPEGGPGDEPVFYASAVTRMGVALPVLVETHMGRPTKIEGNPGHPMSGGATDGCAQAAILQLWDPDRSRSVMRGDAIADWPAARDTLIDSLARSVADGGAGLRILTASTTSPTLERQLDAVASRFPRMRRHRHDPTHDAAAEEGARRALGYPARAAYRLDRARVVVSLGADLFIDTPAGVRYARDFARGRGDVPGADGAAQRLRLYALESMPGLTGAMADQRWAMTPAAMGALLRRLAHALDVPGAMPAGKGGSAWEARLGAELRAHAGSVAVVPGCVLSPEDHAVAWAINAHLGAIGRTVMPVAVRSVPGIGSLIADMREGRVDTLLIVDTNPAHDFPDRKAFADALRHVPLSLHMGLYRDETARACAWHVPRAHELESWSDALAWDGTPTIMQPMIAPLHQGVSPHVLLQLLVDGSESGAHDAVRETWRARWGQADFDTRWRQALRRGYVDQDHEAAPPRGPGMTGGAAMPHGLGVARHAPDSVETANTPNTPSTPSTPEAPDAPHALVAQFLPDPYLGGGALANNAWLQELPRPLTRLTWDNAVHMCPATARAHGVVSGDVVTLTASHGATLEGPVHVLPGHAPDVLTLHLGYGRRQAGRVGDGVGFDAYGLQALSDEGAPLPTVPVTLARTGRTHRFASVQTELSMHGRDIVRVEDLRSPPHRAEEPRPSLYPEVEYPDYAWAMTIDLDKCIGCNACTVACQAENNIPVVGAEEVRRGREMHWIRVDVYLQDKETLFQPVPCMHCEKAPCEPVCPVGATVHDSEGLNAQVYNRCVGTRFCSNNCPYKVRRFNFFQYSDRSEASAAHQNPDVTVRQRGVMEKCTYCVQRISRARIQAQKEDRTLRDGEVVTACEAVCPAQAIVFGNLNDPASRVNASRRSPRAYALLEELNTQPRTRYLARRRDPDAELETDDA; this is translated from the coding sequence TTGCACGACCTGCCACCGCTGACCATGGACATCGACCGCATCATCCACATTGCGCGCATCGATGCCGAGCCCTCGGCCGCGAAGGCGCCCCACGCCGGTCCTTCCGACGCAGCCCCGCCAGCCGACGGGCCCGACGATCCCAGGCGCCGCGACCTGCTCAAGTGGATGGCGGCGTCCAGCGCCCTGGCGGCGGCGGGCTGCAGCGGGCCACCGTCCGAAGCCATCGTGCCCTATGCGCACATGCCGGAAGGCGGGCCGGGCGATGAGCCCGTGTTCTATGCCAGCGCGGTGACGCGCATGGGTGTCGCGTTGCCGGTGCTGGTGGAAACGCACATGGGCCGGCCGACCAAGATCGAAGGCAATCCTGGGCATCCCATGAGCGGCGGCGCGACCGATGGCTGCGCGCAGGCCGCCATCCTGCAGTTGTGGGACCCGGATCGCTCTCGCAGCGTGATGCGCGGCGACGCCATCGCCGATTGGCCGGCGGCCAGGGATACGTTGATCGACAGTCTTGCGCGATCCGTGGCCGACGGTGGCGCGGGCTTGCGCATACTGACGGCGAGCACCACGTCGCCGACGCTGGAGCGCCAGCTGGATGCCGTCGCGTCCCGCTTTCCGCGCATGCGGCGGCATCGCCACGATCCCACGCATGACGCGGCCGCGGAGGAGGGCGCGCGACGCGCCCTGGGCTATCCGGCGCGGGCCGCATATCGCCTGGACCGGGCCCGCGTCGTGGTGTCGCTGGGCGCGGATCTGTTCATCGACACGCCCGCCGGCGTCCGCTATGCACGCGATTTCGCCCGCGGACGCGGCGACGTCCCTGGGGCGGACGGCGCGGCGCAGCGACTCAGGCTGTATGCCTTGGAATCCATGCCCGGCCTGACGGGGGCCATGGCGGACCAGCGGTGGGCGATGACGCCGGCTGCGATGGGCGCCTTGCTGCGCCGGCTGGCGCATGCCCTGGACGTGCCGGGCGCGATGCCCGCGGGGAAGGGCGGCAGTGCATGGGAGGCCAGGCTGGGCGCGGAATTGCGGGCGCATGCCGGATCCGTGGCCGTCGTGCCAGGGTGCGTGCTGTCGCCGGAGGACCATGCCGTGGCGTGGGCCATCAACGCGCATCTGGGGGCGATCGGCCGGACCGTCATGCCAGTGGCCGTGCGGTCCGTGCCGGGCATCGGTTCCTTGATCGCCGACATGCGGGAAGGCCGTGTCGATACGTTGCTGATCGTCGACACGAACCCCGCGCATGACTTTCCAGATCGGAAAGCCTTCGCCGATGCGCTGCGACATGTGCCCTTGTCGCTGCACATGGGGCTGTATCGCGACGAGACGGCGCGAGCGTGCGCCTGGCATGTGCCGCGCGCGCACGAGCTGGAAAGCTGGAGCGACGCGCTGGCCTGGGATGGGACGCCGACGATCATGCAGCCGATGATCGCGCCGCTGCATCAGGGGGTGTCGCCGCACGTGTTGCTGCAGCTGCTGGTGGATGGCAGCGAGTCCGGCGCGCACGATGCCGTGCGGGAGACGTGGCGGGCGCGTTGGGGGCAGGCGGACTTCGACACACGTTGGCGCCAGGCGCTGCGCCGGGGCTATGTGGACCAGGACCATGAGGCGGCGCCGCCGCGCGGCCCGGGCATGACCGGCGGTGCCGCCATGCCGCATGGCTTGGGCGTCGCCAGGCATGCGCCGGACTCGGTGGAGACGGCGAACACGCCGAACACGCCGAGCACGCCGAGCACACCGGAGGCACCGGACGCACCGCACGCGCTGGTGGCGCAGTTCCTGCCGGATCCCTACCTGGGCGGCGGCGCGCTCGCCAACAATGCCTGGTTGCAGGAGCTGCCCCGGCCCTTGACCCGGCTGACCTGGGACAACGCCGTCCATATGTGCCCCGCAACCGCGCGCGCGCACGGCGTGGTTTCCGGCGACGTGGTCACGCTGACGGCGTCGCATGGCGCCACGCTGGAAGGCCCGGTCCACGTGCTGCCGGGACACGCGCCGGACGTGCTGACCCTGCACCTGGGCTACGGACGCCGCCAGGCGGGACGCGTCGGCGACGGTGTCGGCTTCGATGCGTACGGGCTGCAGGCCCTTTCCGATGAGGGAGCGCCTCTGCCCACGGTGCCCGTGACCCTGGCGCGCACCGGACGCACGCACCGCTTCGCCTCGGTGCAGACCGAACTGTCCATGCATGGCCGCGACATCGTGCGCGTGGAAGACCTGCGGTCGCCGCCGCACCGGGCCGAAGAACCCCGGCCTTCGCTCTATCCGGAGGTCGAGTATCCCGACTATGCCTGGGCGATGACGATCGACCTGGACAAATGCATAGGCTGCAATGCCTGCACGGTCGCCTGCCAGGCTGAGAACAATATCCCGGTGGTCGGTGCGGAAGAAGTGCGCAGGGGACGCGAGATGCACTGGATACGCGTCGACGTCTACTTGCAGGACAAGGAAACCCTGTTCCAGCCCGTGCCTTGCATGCACTGCGAAAAAGCGCCATGCGAACCGGTGTGCCCGGTAGGCGCCACGGTGCATGATTCCGAGGGATTGAACGCGCAGGTCTACAACCGCTGCGTGGGCACGCGCTTCTGCTCCAACAATTGCCCGTACAAGGTGCGCCGCTTCAATTTTTTCCAGTATTCCGATCGATCGGAAGCGTCGGCCGCGCACCAGAATCCGGACGTCACGGTGCGCCAGCGCGGTGTAATGGAGAAGTGCACCTATTGCGTCCAGCGCATCAGCCGCGCCCGGATCCAGGCGCAGAAGGAAGACCGCACGCTGCGCGATGGTGAAGTCGTGACCGCCTGCGAGGCCGTCTGTCCCGCCCAGGCCATCGTCTTCGGCAACCTGAACGACCCGGCCAGCCGTGTCAATGCGTCGCGCCGCTCGCCACGCGCCTATGCGCTGCTGGAGGAACTGAACACCCAGCCACGCACGCGCTACCTGGCGCGGCGGCGCGATCCCGATGCCGAGCTGGAGACGGATGATGCCTGA
- a CDS encoding cytochrome c3 family protein — protein MSQVFDKAAVLCVKLVLIATAVLLAVTIAVVVWQMNAPVAAGVSVAQPIPFSHKHHVGDDGIDCRYCHVSVQTSASAGMPSAEICLTCHSVLFKDAPVLAPLHASAATGVPIHWNRVYDLPDFVYFDHSVHVAKGVACVTCHGRVDQMPQLVRNQPLEMQWCLDCHRAPDKRVGPPDQVFVMRDPPALSEDDVASLRRIFHFESEERLTSCTTCHR, from the coding sequence ATGAGTCAGGTATTCGATAAAGCCGCGGTCCTTTGCGTCAAGCTCGTCCTGATAGCGACGGCCGTGCTGCTGGCCGTCACCATCGCCGTCGTTGTGTGGCAGATGAACGCGCCGGTCGCCGCGGGCGTGTCCGTGGCGCAGCCAATACCGTTCAGCCACAAGCATCATGTGGGCGACGACGGCATCGATTGTCGATATTGCCATGTGTCCGTGCAGACGTCGGCGTCCGCCGGCATGCCATCGGCTGAAATCTGCCTGACGTGTCACTCGGTGCTGTTCAAGGACGCACCGGTGCTGGCGCCGCTGCACGCCAGCGCGGCCACGGGCGTACCCATACATTGGAATCGGGTGTACGACCTGCCGGATTTCGTGTACTTCGACCACAGCGTGCACGTCGCCAAGGGCGTGGCCTGCGTGACCTGCCATGGCCGCGTCGACCAGATGCCGCAGCTCGTGCGCAACCAGCCCCTGGAAATGCAATGGTGCCTGGATTGCCACCGCGCACCGGACAAAAGAGTCGGGCCGCCCGACCAGGTTTTCGTCATGCGTGACCCGCCCGCGCTTTCGGAAGACGACGTCGCTTCGCTGCGGCGCATCTTTCATTTCGAAAGCGAGGAAAGATTGACCAGTTGCACGACCTGCCACCGCTGA
- a CDS encoding fumarylacetoacetate hydrolase family protein has protein sequence MTSENSQDFLPHDAARATLVGRVWRPAPIDGPSIVAVRNGLVFDITATVPTMADLLDHPDPADVARSAPGESLGPVGPLLQASIRHGGGDAAASPSAMTLLAPCDVQAIKACGVTFAVSLLERLIEERAGGDPGAAQAMRANLQETLGTDLRAIKPGSEGALRLKETLIAKGAWSQYMEVGIGVDAEVFSKSQPMSAVGFGAEVGLLPASEWNNPEPEIVLAVNSRGETVGAALGNDVNLRDIEGRSALLLGKAKDNNGSCAIGPFIRLFDAHYGIDDVRDDSVSLLIEGRDDGFVLNGVSHMREISRDPLELVAQTYGRHHQYPDGLMLFLGTMFSPIQDRGTPGSGFTHKSGDRVTIASPGLGKLLNTVEKCTEIPPWTFGVRALYANLARRGLLR, from the coding sequence ATGACCAGCGAAAACAGCCAGGACTTCCTGCCGCATGATGCGGCCCGTGCCACCCTGGTGGGCAGGGTCTGGCGCCCCGCGCCGATCGACGGCCCCAGCATCGTGGCCGTGCGCAACGGGCTGGTATTCGATATCACGGCGACGGTGCCCACCATGGCCGACCTGCTGGATCATCCGGATCCGGCCGACGTCGCCCGCTCGGCGCCCGGCGAATCCCTGGGGCCGGTCGGCCCGTTGCTGCAGGCCAGCATCCGCCACGGCGGCGGGGACGCCGCCGCGTCGCCGTCGGCCATGACCTTGCTGGCGCCCTGCGACGTGCAGGCGATCAAGGCCTGCGGCGTCACCTTCGCGGTCAGCCTGCTGGAACGGCTGATCGAAGAGCGCGCGGGCGGCGACCCGGGCGCCGCGCAGGCCATGCGCGCGAACCTGCAGGAAACCCTGGGCACCGACCTGCGCGCCATCAAGCCCGGCTCGGAAGGGGCGCTGCGCCTGAAGGAAACCTTGATCGCCAAGGGGGCCTGGTCGCAGTACATGGAAGTCGGTATCGGCGTCGACGCCGAAGTGTTTTCCAAATCGCAGCCCATGTCGGCGGTGGGTTTTGGCGCCGAAGTCGGGTTGCTGCCGGCCTCCGAGTGGAACAATCCCGAACCGGAAATCGTGCTGGCGGTGAACAGCCGCGGCGAAACCGTGGGCGCGGCGCTGGGCAACGACGTCAACCTGCGCGACATCGAAGGCCGCAGCGCCTTGCTGCTGGGCAAGGCCAAGGACAACAACGGGTCCTGCGCCATCGGGCCGTTCATCCGGCTGTTCGATGCGCACTATGGCATCGACGACGTGCGCGACGACAGCGTGTCGCTGCTGATCGAAGGGCGCGACGACGGCTTCGTGCTGAACGGCGTCAGCCACATGCGCGAGATCAGCCGCGATCCCCTGGAACTCGTGGCGCAGACCTACGGCCGGCATCACCAGTATCCGGATGGCCTGATGCTGTTCCTGGGTACCATGTTTTCTCCCATCCAGGATCGGGGCACCCCGGGCAGCGGCTTCACCCACAAGTCGGGGGATCGCGTCACGATTGCATCCCCCGGCCTGGGCAAGCTGCTCAACACCGTTGAGAAATGCACTGAGATCCCACCCTGGACGTTCGGCGTGCGCGCGCTGTACGCCAACCTGGCGCGGCGAGGATTGCTGCGCTAG
- a CDS encoding Csu type fimbrial protein codes for MKPVRKAAIVLVACLYSAVPAASFAAVYTNGTATANFAVTLTIAANCTIAATPLNFGSTGVLAAAVNQTTTLSVTCTNTTPYNIGLDAGTVTGSSVAARLLAGTRTGNTATTVGFQLYQNAGRTTVWGNTQSTDTVAGTGTGTAQTLTVYGQVPAQATPAPDTYQTTVTATVYF; via the coding sequence ATGAAGCCCGTGCGCAAAGCCGCGATCGTCCTGGTCGCCTGCCTCTATTCCGCCGTTCCGGCCGCGAGCTTCGCCGCCGTCTACACCAACGGTACCGCCACGGCGAATTTCGCGGTCACGCTGACCATCGCGGCGAATTGCACCATTGCAGCGACGCCCTTGAATTTCGGCTCCACCGGCGTGCTGGCTGCCGCGGTCAACCAGACCACCACGCTCAGCGTCACCTGTACCAACACCACGCCCTACAACATCGGCCTCGATGCCGGCACGGTGACCGGATCCTCGGTGGCTGCCCGCCTGCTGGCCGGCACCCGGACCGGCAATACCGCCACCACGGTGGGCTTTCAGCTGTACCAGAATGCCGGGCGCACGACGGTCTGGGGCAATACGCAAAGCACCGACACGGTGGCCGGCACAGGGACTGGAACGGCGCAGACGCTGACCGTCTATGGCCAGGTGCCGGCGCAGGCAACGCCGGCGCCGGATACCTACCAGACGACAGTGACCGCGACGGTGTACTTCTAG
- a CDS encoding fimbrial biogenesis chaperone, with translation MSGFASDGFSATRPTTLRSRTNWPRIACMMLACLLPAAIPVRAANLQISPITVSLGPDETATALTLVNEGDQPLYGQVRAFDWDQADGEDVLTPARDLIASPPLIEIAPRAQQIIRLLRTATGPVASEHSYRVLVDEIAPPDQAQASGVTVRLRYSIPVFVGSTADGQPALTWSLRKQAGGWSLEAVNSGTRRAQISAVQLRSGGRTYDINNGLLGYALAGRARRWNLPLDGGAALSSPVQLRARVNANPVEASVNTTSAR, from the coding sequence ATGTCCGGTTTCGCTTCCGACGGTTTTTCCGCCACCCGTCCGACCACCCTGCGCTCGCGAACGAACTGGCCACGGATCGCCTGCATGATGCTGGCTTGCCTGCTGCCGGCAGCCATACCGGTCCGCGCGGCGAACCTGCAGATATCGCCCATCACGGTCAGCCTGGGACCGGACGAGACGGCCACCGCGCTCACGCTCGTCAATGAAGGCGACCAGCCGCTGTACGGGCAGGTACGGGCTTTCGACTGGGACCAGGCCGACGGGGAGGACGTGCTCACGCCGGCGCGCGACCTGATCGCCAGCCCCCCGCTGATCGAAATCGCGCCTCGCGCTCAGCAGATCATCCGGCTGTTGCGCACCGCGACGGGGCCGGTCGCCTCGGAACACTCGTATCGCGTGCTGGTCGACGAAATAGCGCCGCCGGACCAGGCGCAGGCCAGCGGCGTCACGGTCCGGCTGCGCTACTCGATTCCGGTCTTCGTCGGCAGCACCGCCGACGGGCAGCCGGCGCTGACGTGGTCGCTGCGCAAGCAGGCCGGCGGATGGTCGCTCGAGGCCGTCAATAGCGGCACGCGGCGGGCACAGATCAGCGCGGTGCAATTGCGCAGCGGCGGCCGCACGTACGACATCAACAATGGTTTGCTGGGCTATGCATTGGCTGGGCGAGCGCGCCGCTGGAACCTGCCGCTGGATGGCGGCGCCGCACTCTCCAGCCCCGTGCAGTTGCGCGCGCGCGTCAATGCCAACCCGGTGGAAGCCAGCGTAAACACAACATCCGCGCGCTGA
- a CDS encoding fimbria/pilus outer membrane usher protein: protein MSARLLPAPSLRVAARWSSGRWLPCLLGIICLMPCIPASAQSPSSPAAHEVYLSVNINGQATTLISRFRELNGRLFISPEDLGSLGLLTGSATAPRDRDIALDAIAGLRYRYNPGQQTVDIQAPNSLLKAYSLDTRGLEPAAPAASGRGLLLNYDAYGQTGTNDSLAVWSEERYFDPRGVLSNTGIAYLYGPYRDYVRYDTSWSHSDPATLRTTQLGDTISSSLPWSRSVRMGGLQWRRNFGLRPDLVTFPLPALSGTAVVPSAIDVYINNVRQYSGNVPGGPFVVNNVPGITGAGVASIVTRDALGRPVSTSLPIYIDSRLLAQGLSSYSAEAGFLRRDYGLRSFDYDSSPAGSLSGRYGVSDALTVEGHAETTPGVYNAGAGALIRLGTDGVVDGSLSVSAGRQDGAQAGIGYQYIRPDFSFDIRTLRKIGNYGDLASSDGTPTPDVDDRITFSIPIGKRQTVSLSYIGLGYPGVSKSDIGSISYAVNLGNQVTFNVNAFQDFSDSTNTGVFLSLSIGLGDNTVASLNAGEQNGRSTYTAGAVRTPDYGGGWGWGAQAGSTGAIDYQQGWAQYLGRYGQVTATAQNLDGRSDASLDLNGGIVLMGGHVEASRQIYDGFALVSTDGIGGVPVLSQNRVIGATGSDGYLLVPNLNAYQNNQIAIDSLKLPPDTRVEATEMDVVPQAYSGVTARFALSRYAAASIVLRDQDGKALPVGTRVHHEPSGKDTIVGYDGITFVDHLRADNRLRLQGRQFQCDVDFTYRRPADGSLPTIGPLTCVRRPRVSP, encoded by the coding sequence GTGTCGGCCCGGCTCCTGCCCGCGCCCAGCTTACGCGTCGCCGCGCGCTGGTCGTCGGGCCGATGGCTGCCCTGCCTTCTGGGCATCATCTGCCTGATGCCATGCATCCCGGCGAGCGCCCAATCGCCGTCCTCGCCGGCGGCACACGAGGTCTATCTTTCCGTGAATATCAACGGCCAGGCCACCACGCTCATATCGCGTTTTCGCGAGCTGAACGGCCGCCTGTTCATCAGTCCGGAGGACCTGGGCAGCCTGGGCCTGCTGACCGGCTCGGCGACGGCGCCGCGCGACCGCGACATCGCGCTGGACGCGATCGCGGGACTGCGCTATCGGTACAACCCGGGACAACAGACCGTGGACATCCAGGCCCCGAATAGCCTGCTGAAGGCCTACAGCCTGGACACTCGCGGACTGGAGCCCGCCGCGCCGGCGGCGTCCGGCCGCGGGCTGCTGCTCAACTACGACGCCTACGGCCAGACCGGCACCAACGACAGTCTGGCTGTGTGGAGCGAAGAGCGCTACTTCGACCCGCGCGGCGTCCTGAGCAACACGGGCATCGCCTACCTGTACGGCCCGTATCGCGACTACGTCCGCTACGACACCTCGTGGTCCCATTCGGACCCGGCCACGCTGCGCACCACCCAGCTCGGCGACACCATATCGTCATCGTTACCCTGGTCTCGCTCGGTGCGCATGGGCGGCCTGCAGTGGAGGCGGAATTTCGGCCTGCGGCCCGACCTGGTCACCTTCCCGCTGCCCGCGCTGAGCGGCACGGCCGTGGTGCCTTCGGCCATCGACGTCTACATCAACAACGTCCGCCAGTATTCCGGCAACGTGCCAGGCGGCCCCTTCGTGGTGAACAACGTGCCGGGCATCACCGGGGCCGGCGTGGCCAGCATCGTCACCCGCGACGCCCTGGGTCGTCCGGTATCGACATCGCTGCCGATCTACATCGATTCGCGCCTGTTGGCGCAAGGCCTGTCCAGCTATTCCGCGGAAGCAGGATTCCTGCGCCGCGATTACGGCCTGCGTTCCTTCGACTACGACAGCTCGCCAGCGGGTAGCCTGTCGGGACGCTACGGCGTGAGCGATGCATTGACCGTCGAAGGCCACGCCGAAACGACGCCAGGCGTGTACAACGCCGGCGCGGGTGCATTGATCCGCCTGGGCACGGACGGGGTGGTGGATGGTTCGCTTTCCGTCAGCGCGGGCCGCCAGGACGGCGCACAGGCCGGCATAGGCTACCAGTACATCCGGCCGGATTTTTCCTTCGACATCCGCACGCTGCGCAAGATCGGGAATTACGGCGACCTCGCGTCCAGCGACGGCACGCCCACGCCCGACGTCGATGACCGCATCACGTTCTCGATCCCGATCGGCAAGCGGCAGACGGTTTCGCTGAGTTATATCGGCCTGGGCTATCCCGGCGTGAGCAAGTCCGACATAGGATCGATCTCGTATGCGGTGAACCTGGGCAACCAGGTCACGTTCAATGTGAACGCCTTCCAGGATTTCAGCGACTCCACGAATACGGGCGTATTCCTGAGCCTGAGCATCGGCTTGGGCGACAACACGGTGGCCAGCCTGAATGCCGGCGAACAGAACGGCCGTTCGACCTATACCGCCGGCGCCGTGCGCACGCCCGACTACGGCGGCGGCTGGGGCTGGGGCGCGCAAGCCGGCAGTACCGGCGCCATCGATTACCAGCAAGGCTGGGCGCAATATCTGGGCCGCTACGGACAGGTCACGGCGACCGCGCAAAACCTGGACGGCCGCAGCGATGCATCGCTGGACCTGAACGGCGGGATCGTCCTGATGGGCGGCCATGTGGAGGCATCGCGCCAGATCTATGACGGCTTCGCGCTCGTTTCCACCGATGGCATCGGCGGCGTACCCGTCTTGAGCCAGAACCGCGTGATCGGCGCCACCGGCAGCGACGGCTACCTGCTGGTGCCCAATCTCAATGCCTATCAGAACAACCAGATCGCCATCGACAGCCTCAAGCTGCCGCCCGACACACGCGTGGAAGCCACCGAAATGGACGTGGTGCCCCAGGCGTATTCGGGCGTCACCGCCAGATTCGCGCTGAGCCGCTATGCGGCCGCGTCCATCGTGCTGCGTGATCAGGACGGCAAGGCGCTACCGGTCGGCACGCGCGTGCATCACGAGCCGAGCGGCAAGGACACCATCGTAGGTTATGACGGCATCACCTTCGTCGACCACCTGCGAGCCGACAACCGCCTGCGGCTACAAGGCAGGCAATTCCAATGCGACGTGGATTTCACGTACCGCCGCCCTGCCGATGGCTCGCTGCCCACCATCGGCCCGCTGACCTGCGTCCGGCGTCCGAGGGTGTCGCCATGA